The following coding sequences are from one Streptomyces dengpaensis window:
- a CDS encoding carbon-nitrogen hydrolase family protein yields MRTALLQSSGRPGSVVENLKVLDEAAGRAAAAGSGLLVAPEMFLTGYAIGDDIARLAEPADGESADAIAEIATRHGVAVAYGYPERAGERSEMGVPPAEGWGRVFNSAQLISPDGTRLANYRKTHLFGCFERDHFTSGEQPVVQAELHGLRVGLMICYDVEFPENVRAHALAGTDLLLVPTAQMHPFQFVAESVVPVRAFENQMYVAYVNRVGAEGEFEFVGLSTLAGPDGVALTRAGRAEQLVFADADPVFLAASREANPYLKDRRPGLYGSLI; encoded by the coding sequence ATGCGCACAGCCCTGCTCCAGAGCTCCGGCCGCCCCGGCTCGGTCGTCGAGAACCTCAAGGTGCTCGACGAGGCCGCGGGCCGTGCCGCCGCCGCGGGTTCCGGGCTGCTCGTGGCGCCGGAGATGTTCCTGACCGGGTACGCGATCGGCGACGACATCGCCCGGCTCGCCGAGCCCGCCGACGGCGAGTCCGCCGACGCGATCGCCGAGATCGCCACCCGGCACGGCGTGGCCGTCGCCTACGGCTACCCGGAGCGCGCGGGCGAGCGAAGCGAGATGGGGGTCCCCCCGGCCGAAGGCTGGGGGAGGGTCTTCAACTCCGCGCAGCTGATCTCCCCCGACGGCACCCGTCTCGCGAACTACCGCAAGACCCACCTCTTCGGCTGCTTCGAGCGCGACCACTTCACCTCCGGTGAGCAGCCGGTCGTACAGGCGGAGCTGCACGGCCTCCGTGTCGGCCTCATGATCTGCTACGACGTCGAGTTCCCGGAGAACGTCCGGGCGCACGCACTCGCCGGCACCGACCTCCTGCTGGTGCCGACCGCGCAGATGCATCCCTTCCAGTTCGTCGCCGAGTCCGTCGTCCCGGTGCGCGCCTTCGAGAACCAGATGTACGTCGCGTACGTCAACCGGGTCGGCGCGGAAGGTGAGTTCGAGTTCGTCGGGCTCTCCACGCTGGCCGGGCCGGACGGCGTCGCCCTCACCCGGGCAGGGCGCGCCGAGCAACTGGTCTTCGCCGACGCCGACCCCGTCTTCCTCGCGGCCTCACGCGAGGCGAACCCGTATCTGAAGGACCGCCGCCCCGGCCTCTACGGGTCCCTGATCTGA
- a CDS encoding roadblock/LC7 domain-containing protein has protein sequence MLSDQPPEHPAQGSEAPDTTPEPPGTDLGWLLDDLVARTDHVRQAVLLTADGLPLSCSDGMRTADIEHLAAVCSGFHSLARSVGERFDAGEVRQTMVMLDDGYLFITPAGDGSRLAVLSEVQTDVGQLAHEMALLVRRVGRHMAAAVRPSADPAGP, from the coding sequence ATGCTCAGTGACCAGCCCCCCGAGCACCCCGCCCAGGGCTCCGAGGCCCCGGACACCACCCCCGAACCGCCCGGCACGGACCTCGGCTGGCTGCTCGACGACCTGGTGGCCAGAACCGATCACGTCCGCCAGGCCGTCCTCCTCACCGCCGACGGCCTCCCGCTGAGCTGCTCGGACGGCATGCGGACAGCGGACATCGAGCACCTCGCCGCCGTCTGCTCCGGCTTCCACAGCCTCGCCCGGTCGGTCGGCGAGCGCTTCGACGCGGGGGAGGTGCGCCAGACCATGGTGATGCTCGACGACGGCTACCTCTTCATCACCCCGGCGGGCGACGGCAGCCGGCTGGCCGTCCTGAGCGAGGTGCAGACGGACGTCGGACAGCTCGCCCACGAGATGGCGCTGCTCGTCCGCCGCGTCGGCCGCCACATGGCCGCCGCCGTTCGGCCGTCCGCCGACCCCGCGGGCCCCTGA
- a CDS encoding nitrate- and nitrite sensing domain-containing protein yields MRWPFGRPTTVRIRIVALALAPMIALIGLWSFAMVSVTGELRALVRLQGVYETFGTPVDTAVGQIQIERRLSAAYLGADHSTAAAIDLLEQQRRTDRAVTAMRDVIRDGSSDLSDGQRQVLDTMLDAVGGLEGLRGRVLSRDISWDRAVAEYSALVEPGFAVQSALTALQAGQLAREAQIVIELVRVREFVSREDALVAGARAAGTLTDQQYDTLTATIEDRRIFERTYVPDFPADSRALFEAFQREDVHRQLTRGEDALLRAGAQRAGDAVAADSWRTTTDRAAYRYWELCVQAAINSAERGRAFAYWELAKAAVVGVLGLAAVILSLWFAMRGARRISRRLEALRDAADLLTTYQLPDVMERLSLGEDVDAAAEAPPLADEEAGDDEVGQVGRSFNAARLAAVEAAVKQATLRRALFAVLLNIARRNQALVHRQLKLVDTLERRTSDPDVLENLFRIDHLSTRMRRHAESLIILSGAAPGRRWRRPVPIAQVVSSAVGEIEEYARVVIPPMPEVGIAAGAVADLAHLIAELIENATVFSPPHTQVTLRTSWAENGFVLEIDDRGLGLGPEQIEEAHRTITKPDDFDPTRHDRLGLYVVGRLAARHGIEVTLCRSPYGGTTAVVLLPEAVLAQVEPERSETVADTDRRALPSRTAPASGTALPSRKGAAVLQKPRTGRQEQEQEQTQEHEQTQEHEQAQEHEQEAGRAPASGRASGTPALPTRVRQSSLAPQLRTEDPAAGETPEREVTPEEVRAVFGAFQRGLDRGRKGLPTETGPAQRTDTEEGMDADHAQ; encoded by the coding sequence ATGCGCTGGCCCTTCGGCCGTCCCACCACGGTCCGTATCCGCATCGTGGCGCTCGCACTCGCTCCGATGATCGCCCTCATCGGGCTGTGGAGTTTCGCCATGGTGTCCGTCACCGGCGAACTGCGCGCGCTCGTCCGGCTTCAGGGGGTGTACGAAACCTTCGGCACACCGGTCGACACGGCGGTCGGCCAGATCCAGATCGAACGGCGGCTCTCGGCCGCGTACCTGGGCGCGGACCACAGTACGGCGGCGGCCATCGACCTGCTGGAGCAGCAGCGCCGCACCGACCGCGCCGTGACCGCCATGCGGGACGTGATCCGGGACGGGAGCAGCGACCTCTCCGACGGGCAGCGGCAGGTGCTCGACACCATGCTCGACGCCGTCGGCGGGCTGGAGGGGCTGCGGGGGCGCGTGCTGTCCCGCGACATCTCCTGGGACCGGGCCGTCGCCGAGTACAGCGCCCTCGTGGAACCGGGCTTCGCCGTCCAGTCCGCACTCACCGCGCTCCAGGCCGGACAGCTGGCGCGCGAGGCCCAGATCGTCATCGAGCTGGTGCGGGTGCGGGAGTTCGTGTCGCGCGAGGACGCCCTTGTCGCCGGAGCGCGGGCGGCCGGAACGCTCACGGACCAGCAGTACGACACGCTCACCGCGACGATCGAGGACCGCCGGATCTTCGAGCGGACGTATGTGCCGGACTTCCCCGCCGACTCACGCGCACTCTTCGAGGCGTTCCAACGCGAGGACGTCCACCGGCAGTTGACCCGGGGCGAGGACGCCCTGCTGCGGGCGGGCGCGCAGCGTGCGGGCGACGCCGTCGCCGCCGACTCCTGGCGCACCACCACGGACCGGGCCGCCTACCGCTACTGGGAGTTGTGCGTCCAGGCGGCGATCAACTCCGCCGAGCGCGGGCGGGCGTTCGCCTACTGGGAGCTGGCCAAGGCCGCGGTCGTCGGAGTGCTCGGACTCGCCGCCGTCATACTGTCCCTGTGGTTCGCCATGCGCGGCGCGCGTCGTATCTCGCGCCGCCTGGAGGCGCTGCGGGACGCCGCCGACCTCCTGACCACGTACCAACTGCCCGATGTGATGGAGCGGTTGAGCCTGGGTGAGGACGTGGACGCGGCCGCCGAGGCGCCGCCTCTGGCCGACGAGGAGGCGGGGGACGACGAGGTCGGCCAGGTCGGCCGGTCCTTCAACGCCGCCCGCCTCGCGGCCGTCGAGGCCGCCGTCAAGCAAGCCACCCTGCGCCGCGCACTGTTCGCCGTACTCCTCAACATCGCCCGCCGCAACCAGGCGCTCGTCCACCGCCAGCTCAAACTCGTCGACACGCTGGAGCGGCGCACCAGCGACCCGGACGTCCTGGAGAACCTGTTCCGGATCGACCACCTCTCCACCCGTATGCGGCGCCACGCGGAGAGCCTGATCATCCTCTCCGGCGCGGCGCCCGGCCGCAGATGGCGGCGGCCCGTGCCCATCGCCCAGGTGGTGTCCTCCGCGGTGGGCGAGATCGAGGAGTACGCGCGCGTCGTGATCCCGCCGATGCCGGAGGTGGGTATCGCGGCGGGCGCCGTCGCCGACCTCGCCCATCTGATCGCCGAACTCATCGAGAACGCCACCGTGTTCTCGCCGCCGCATACCCAGGTCACCCTGCGCACCAGTTGGGCGGAGAACGGTTTCGTCCTGGAGATCGACGACCGGGGCCTGGGTCTCGGGCCCGAGCAGATCGAGGAAGCCCACCGCACCATCACCAAGCCGGACGACTTCGACCCGACCCGGCACGACCGGCTCGGGCTGTATGTGGTGGGGCGGCTCGCCGCGCGGCACGGCATCGAGGTCACGCTGTGCCGGTCGCCGTACGGCGGTACGACGGCGGTGGTGCTGCTTCCGGAGGCGGTCCTCGCGCAGGTCGAGCCCGAGCGGTCGGAGACGGTAGCGGACACGGACCGGAGGGCGCTGCCTTCCCGCACGGCGCCGGCCTCAGGGACGGCGCTGCCCTCCCGAAAGGGAGCCGCGGTCCTCCAGAAGCCGCGGACGGGGCGGCAGGAGCAGGAGCAGGAGCAGACGCAGGAGCACGAGCAGACGCAGGAGCACGAGCAGGCGCAGGAGCACGAGCAGGAAGCGGGCCGTGCGCCGGCCAGTGGCCGGGCTTCGGGTACGCCCGCCCTGCCCACCCGCGTCCGTCAGTCCTCCCTCGCCCCCCAACTGCGCACCGAGGATCCCGCAGCCGGCGAGACGCCGGAGCGCGAGGTCACCCCCGAGGAGGTCCGCGCGGTCTTCGGAGCCTTCCAGCGCGGCCTCGACCGCGGCCGCAAGGGCCTGCCCACGGAAACCGGCCCCGCGCAGCGAACCGACACCGAGGAAGGGATGGACGCCGACCATGCTCAGTGA
- a CDS encoding GNAT family N-acetyltransferase encodes MKIAVCTTADVALLDQYIGSAEPPALIHEAEERARERGFAVIGLGVSADNPRAAGLYARLGYLPLTGYVDRWSYEEGDGTTRECADACTLTARCRGRTRSRCRCREGDGPQVGVEGRQLPGTRRSEHHEVPPPDAATATPPCHCAVVPHTPVRHDIDGTPGSPSGPEATGSDEASVGCEIGAAQPLNGPVQRTSAAMR; translated from the coding sequence ATGAAGATCGCCGTCTGTACGACTGCCGATGTCGCCCTTCTCGACCAGTACATCGGCTCCGCGGAGCCACCTGCGCTGATCCACGAGGCCGAGGAACGGGCGCGCGAGCGCGGCTTCGCCGTCATCGGCCTCGGCGTGAGCGCTGACAACCCCCGCGCGGCCGGGCTGTACGCACGGCTGGGGTACCTGCCCCTCACCGGGTACGTCGACCGCTGGTCGTACGAGGAGGGGGACGGTACGACCCGTGAGTGCGCGGACGCGTGCACCTTGACCGCGCGATGCAGGGGCCGCACCCGCAGCCGGTGCCGGTGCCGCGAAGGCGACGGTCCTCAAGTCGGCGTCGAGGGAAGGCAGTTGCCCGGGACGCGCCGAAGCGAACACCACGAGGTGCCGCCGCCGGACGCGGCGACCGCCACGCCGCCGTGCCACTGCGCCGTCGTACCCCACACGCCCGTCCGGCATGACATCGACGGGACCCCAGGAAGCCCATCCGGCCCCGAGGCGACCGGATCTGACGAGGCGTCAGTCGGGTGCGAAATCGGTGCCGCGCAACCATTGAACGGCCCCGTGCAACGAACATCCGCCGCGATGCGATGA
- a CDS encoding LLM class F420-dependent oxidoreductase, producing MTTRLGLGLPQMKQYDIGRDVPDVARAAEDIGYDSLWVFERALFPDPATQGLYGIEGLAWPEAYRGVAEPLVTLTLAAAATERALLGTSVLVAPLHVPFQLAKALATLDAASGGRVVAGLGTGWSLDEYAAASVRPFEERGQVLDELIEVCRAVWGPDPVVYDGKLTKIASAAVGPKPARPIPVLLAASTNKARRRLVDMADGWIPGAYGAGQLAAQWHQLQDLAAERGRTEPIRTVLRTNAQYTAKAYDGANRSPFQGSVDQIVEDLVAHAEVGLDEIFVDLQSSVRDAEELKDVAAEVHTAARAAGV from the coding sequence ATGACGACTCGGCTCGGCCTCGGCCTCCCCCAGATGAAGCAGTACGACATCGGACGGGACGTGCCCGACGTGGCGCGCGCGGCCGAGGACATCGGGTACGACAGCCTGTGGGTCTTCGAGCGCGCCCTGTTCCCGGACCCCGCGACGCAGGGGCTCTACGGCATCGAGGGACTGGCCTGGCCGGAGGCGTACCGCGGTGTCGCCGAGCCTCTCGTGACCCTGACCCTCGCGGCCGCGGCCACCGAGCGGGCCCTGCTCGGCACCAGCGTGCTGGTCGCCCCGCTGCATGTGCCGTTCCAGCTCGCCAAGGCCCTCGCCACTCTCGACGCGGCGAGTGGCGGCCGCGTCGTCGCGGGCCTGGGCACGGGCTGGTCGCTCGACGAGTACGCGGCGGCGTCGGTGCGGCCCTTCGAGGAGCGCGGCCAGGTCCTGGACGAGCTGATCGAGGTGTGCCGCGCGGTGTGGGGACCCGACCCGGTGGTGTACGACGGCAAGCTCACCAAGATCGCGTCGGCCGCGGTCGGCCCGAAGCCCGCCCGGCCGATCCCGGTCCTGTTGGCCGCGAGCACCAACAAGGCCCGGCGCCGGCTCGTCGACATGGCCGACGGCTGGATCCCGGGGGCCTACGGCGCCGGGCAACTGGCCGCGCAGTGGCACCAGTTGCAGGACCTGGCGGCCGAGCGCGGCCGCACGGAGCCGATCCGGACGGTGCTGCGCACCAATGCGCAGTACACGGCGAAGGCGTACGACGGCGCGAACCGGAGCCCCTTCCAGGGCAGCGTCGACCAGATCGTGGAGGATCTGGTGGCCCACGCCGAGGTCGGCCTCGACGAGATCTTCGTCGACCTGCAGAGCTCCGTGCGGGACGCGGAGGAGCTCAAGGACGTGGCCGCCGAGGTGCACACGGCGGCGCGGGCGGCCGGGGTCTGA
- a CDS encoding DUF5995 family protein, protein MAELAQFITPVDAVVSRMRALDATLPERDGIAVFNRVYLAVTEEVDRRLDAGEFPDLTAAIALDVRFAERYLAVAEEGCAPACWRPLIQFRRHPGVRPLQFALAGINAHIGHDLALAVVDACRTLGCEPADLEDEFDRVGDLLVSLEERVREDLMPGPDLLQIADPLTHLLGSWSLERARDATWAAARALWALRGLPDLAEEFGDRLDAAVGFAGRMLLTPLPD, encoded by the coding sequence ATGGCCGAGTTGGCACAGTTCATCACCCCCGTAGACGCGGTCGTTTCCCGTATGCGCGCCCTGGACGCGACCCTGCCCGAGCGCGACGGGATCGCCGTCTTCAACCGCGTCTACCTCGCCGTCACCGAGGAGGTCGACCGGCGCCTGGACGCCGGGGAGTTCCCGGACCTCACGGCCGCGATCGCGCTGGACGTGCGGTTCGCGGAGCGCTATCTGGCGGTGGCGGAGGAGGGGTGCGCGCCCGCCTGCTGGCGGCCGCTGATCCAGTTCCGGCGCCATCCCGGCGTACGTCCACTGCAGTTCGCGCTCGCGGGCATCAACGCGCACATCGGGCACGATCTGGCGCTGGCCGTCGTGGACGCCTGTCGTACGCTCGGCTGCGAACCGGCCGATCTGGAGGACGAGTTCGATCGCGTGGGCGACCTCCTCGTCTCGCTGGAGGAGCGCGTCCGCGAAGATCTGATGCCGGGCCCCGATCTGCTCCAGATCGCCGATCCGCTCACCCATCTGCTCGGCTCCTGGAGCCTGGAACGGGCGCGCGACGCGACCTGGGCCGCGGCGCGGGCCCTCTGGGCGCTGCGCGGGCTCCCCGACCTCGCCGAGGAGTTCGGCGACCGCCTCGACGCCGCGGTGGGCTTCGCCGGGCGGATGCTGCTCACTCCGCTGCCGGACTGA
- a CDS encoding Lrp/AsnC family transcriptional regulator: MLNDLDERIVHALAEDARRSYADIGHLVGLSAPAVKRRVDRLRATGAITGFTVRVDPSALGWETEGFVEIYCRRNTSPETIQRGLERYQEVVAASTVTGEADAVVQVFASDMRHFERVLERIAGEPFVERTKSVLVLSPLLRRFSSGSPT, from the coding sequence GTGCTGAACGATCTCGACGAACGCATCGTGCACGCCCTCGCCGAGGACGCCCGCCGCTCCTACGCCGACATCGGCCACCTGGTCGGACTGTCCGCGCCGGCCGTGAAGCGACGGGTGGACCGGTTGCGCGCGACCGGGGCCATCACCGGATTCACCGTACGGGTGGATCCGTCGGCGCTCGGCTGGGAGACCGAGGGGTTCGTCGAGATCTACTGCCGCCGCAACACCTCGCCGGAGACGATTCAGCGCGGTCTCGAGCGGTACCAGGAAGTGGTGGCCGCCTCCACCGTGACGGGGGAGGCGGACGCGGTCGTGCAGGTCTTCGCCTCCGACATGCGGCACTTCGAGCGGGTTCTGGAGCGGATCGCCGGGGAACCGTTCGTGGAGCGGACGAAGTCCGTGCTCGTTCTCTCGCCACTGCTGCGACGGTTCTCTTCCGGGTCGCCCACGTAG
- a CDS encoding DUF742 domain-containing protein, with product MTDDHWYEDETGSMVRPYTVTRGRTRPSDRHTIDLMSRVTAVATDEGQPGVDHARAALLDLVRRGGRPVVELAVDADLPLTVVRVLLGDLAEAGLVRIDAPRRPAQGGPAADPELLREIVERLRAL from the coding sequence GTGACCGACGACCACTGGTACGAGGACGAGACCGGGTCGATGGTGCGGCCCTACACCGTGACACGGGGCCGGACCCGGCCCTCGGACCGGCACACGATCGATCTGATGTCGCGAGTCACAGCCGTGGCGACGGACGAGGGGCAGCCGGGCGTCGACCACGCACGCGCCGCCCTGCTCGATCTGGTGCGCCGCGGAGGCCGGCCGGTCGTCGAACTCGCCGTTGACGCGGACCTGCCCCTGACCGTCGTACGGGTGCTGCTCGGCGACCTGGCCGAGGCCGGTCTGGTGCGTATCGACGCACCGCGGCGGCCGGCGCAGGGCGGGCCGGCCGCCGACCCGGAGCTGTTGCGCGAGATCGTGGAGCGGCTGCGCGCGCTGTGA
- a CDS encoding flavin monoamine oxidase family protein translates to MTSTVPNAVQHADVQQPPITMFGPDFPYAYDDFLAHPAGLGQIPATEHGTEVAVIGGGLSGIVAAYELMKMGLKPVVYEADEIGGRLRTVGFDGCDPSLTAEMGAMRFPPSSTALQHYIDLVGLETRPFPNPLAEATPSTVVDLKGESHYATTVDDLPQVYRDVMNAWNACLEEGADFSDMNQAMRERDVPRIREIWSQLVEKLDNQTFYGFLCESEAFKSFRHREIFGQVGFGTGGWDTDFPNSILEILRVVYTEADDHHRGIVGGSQQLPLRLWEREPEKIVHWAYGTSLATLHDGTPRPAVTRLHRTAGNQITVTDANGDIRTFKAAIFTAQSWMLLSKIACDDSLFPIDHWTAIERTHYMESSKLFVPVDRPFWLDKAVDDRGNPTGRDVMSMTLTDRMTRGTYLLDDGPDKPAVICLSYTWCDDSLKWLPLSANERMEVMLKSLGEIYPKVDIRKHIIGSPVTVSWENEPYFMGAFKANLPGHYRYQRRLFTHFMQDRLPEDKRGIFLAGDDISWTAGWAEGAVQTALNAVWGVMHQLGGATDPTNPGPGDVYDEIAPVELPED, encoded by the coding sequence ATGACGTCCACGGTGCCCAACGCCGTCCAGCACGCCGACGTGCAGCAGCCGCCGATCACCATGTTCGGCCCGGACTTCCCGTACGCGTACGACGACTTCCTCGCGCACCCCGCGGGCCTCGGCCAGATACCCGCGACCGAGCACGGCACGGAGGTCGCGGTCATCGGCGGCGGCCTGTCCGGCATCGTGGCCGCGTACGAGCTGATGAAGATGGGCCTCAAGCCCGTCGTCTACGAGGCCGACGAGATCGGCGGCCGGCTGCGCACGGTCGGCTTCGACGGGTGCGACCCCTCGCTCACCGCCGAGATGGGCGCCATGCGCTTCCCGCCGTCCTCCACCGCCCTCCAGCACTACATCGACCTGGTGGGCCTGGAGACCCGGCCGTTCCCCAACCCCCTTGCCGAGGCCACGCCTTCGACGGTCGTCGATCTCAAGGGCGAGTCGCACTACGCGACCACCGTCGACGACCTGCCGCAGGTCTACCGCGATGTGATGAACGCGTGGAACGCGTGTCTCGAAGAGGGCGCCGACTTCTCCGACATGAACCAGGCCATGCGCGAGCGCGATGTGCCGCGCATCCGCGAGATCTGGTCCCAGCTCGTCGAGAAGCTCGACAACCAGACCTTCTACGGCTTCCTCTGCGAGTCCGAGGCCTTCAAGTCCTTCCGGCACCGCGAGATCTTCGGCCAGGTCGGCTTCGGCACGGGCGGCTGGGACACCGACTTCCCGAACTCGATCCTCGAGATCCTGCGCGTCGTCTACACCGAGGCCGACGACCACCACCGCGGCATCGTCGGCGGCTCGCAGCAGCTGCCGCTGCGTCTGTGGGAGCGCGAGCCGGAGAAGATCGTGCACTGGGCGTACGGGACGTCGCTCGCCACGCTGCACGACGGCACCCCGCGCCCGGCCGTGACCCGGCTGCACCGCACGGCGGGCAACCAGATCACGGTGACGGACGCGAACGGCGACATCCGTACGTTCAAGGCGGCGATCTTCACCGCCCAGTCCTGGATGCTGCTCTCGAAGATCGCCTGCGACGACTCGCTCTTCCCGATCGACCACTGGACGGCGATCGAGCGCACGCACTACATGGAGAGCTCCAAGCTCTTCGTGCCCGTCGACCGGCCCTTCTGGCTGGACAAGGCCGTCGACGACAGGGGAAATCCGACGGGTCGTGACGTGATGTCCATGACCCTCACCGACCGCATGACCCGCGGCACCTACCTTTTGGACGACGGTCCGGACAAGCCCGCCGTCATCTGCCTCTCGTACACCTGGTGCGACGACAGCCTGAAGTGGCTGCCGCTGTCCGCGAACGAGCGGATGGAGGTCATGCTGAAGTCGCTCGGCGAGATCTACCCGAAGGTCGACATCCGGAAGCACATCATCGGCAGCCCGGTGACCGTGTCCTGGGAGAACGAGCCCTACTTCATGGGCGCGTTCAAGGCCAACCTGCCGGGCCACTACCGCTACCAGAGGCGCCTGTTCACCCACTTCATGCAGGACCGGCTGCCCGAGGACAAGCGGGGCATCTTCCTCGCGGGCGACGACATCTCGTGGACGGCCGGCTGGGCCGAGGGCGCCGTGCAGACCGCGCTGAACGCGGTCTGGGGCGTCATGCACCAGCTGGGCGGGGCGACCGACCCGACCAACCCCGGGCCCGGCGACGTCTACGACGAGATCGCGCCGGTAGAGCTCCCCGAGGACTGA
- a CDS encoding glycoside hydrolase family 6 protein has translation MVAAASVVVAVGSVTGTVSALGDGRSSGDAQPQVTTRSPSLQPLPALPSPSPSQASASPSSSKSPSAKPTRPKPSTSKRKQQPAAAPARLYRHPASQALDWVAAHPGDARREVIESRIADRPAAVWFADFTPSTITARVRAVTSAAAALGRVPVVVPYAIPQRDCGGASEGGAPSLAAYDGWIDRFAAGLGSGEVIVVLEPDAIAQSGCLTEGQQAGRFASLARAGRVIKAANPRARVYYDAGHSDWNSTAQQASLLDQAGAASPASSDGIFTNVSNFHRTSDEIAYARQVLSALGGPASLGAVVDTSRNGNGAPADGEWCDPAGRKIGQAPTLKTGEARIDAYLWVKLPGESDGCKGTPGTFSPAYAYELAR, from the coding sequence ATGGTCGCCGCGGCCTCGGTCGTAGTCGCCGTCGGTTCGGTGACCGGGACGGTGTCCGCCCTCGGCGACGGGCGCTCCTCCGGCGACGCCCAACCGCAGGTCACCACCCGCTCGCCCAGCCTCCAGCCGCTGCCCGCCCTGCCGTCGCCCTCGCCTTCGCAGGCTTCGGCCTCGCCGTCCTCGTCGAAGTCCCCGTCGGCAAAGCCGACCCGCCCGAAGCCCTCCACGAGCAAGCGGAAGCAGCAGCCCGCGGCTGCCCCCGCCCGGCTCTACCGCCACCCCGCGTCCCAGGCCCTCGACTGGGTCGCGGCCCATCCCGGCGACGCCCGGCGCGAGGTCATCGAGTCCCGGATCGCCGACCGTCCGGCCGCGGTCTGGTTCGCGGACTTCACGCCGTCCACCATCACCGCGCGGGTCAGGGCGGTGACGTCGGCCGCCGCCGCGCTCGGCCGTGTCCCGGTCGTCGTTCCGTACGCCATCCCGCAGCGGGACTGCGGCGGCGCCTCGGAGGGCGGGGCGCCCAGCCTCGCCGCGTACGACGGCTGGATCGACAGGTTCGCGGCGGGGCTCGGCTCCGGCGAGGTCATCGTCGTCCTGGAGCCCGACGCGATCGCCCAGTCCGGCTGCCTCACCGAGGGCCAGCAGGCCGGCCGCTTCGCCTCGCTGGCCCGCGCGGGCCGGGTCATCAAGGCCGCGAACCCCAGGGCACGGGTCTACTACGACGCCGGGCACTCCGACTGGAACTCCACCGCCCAACAGGCCTCGCTGCTCGACCAGGCGGGCGCCGCGTCACCCGCCTCCTCCGACGGCATCTTCACCAACGTGTCCAATTTCCACCGTACGAGCGATGAGATCGCGTACGCCCGGCAGGTGCTGTCCGCGCTCGGCGGCCCCGCGAGCCTGGGCGCCGTCGTCGACACCAGCCGGAACGGCAACGGCGCCCCGGCCGACGGCGAATGGTGCGATCCGGCGGGCCGGAAGATCGGACAGGCGCCGACCCTGAAGACCGGGGAGGCCAGGATCGACGCCTATCTGTGGGTGAAGCTGCCGGGCGAGTCGGACGGCTGCAAGGGCACGCCGGGGACCTTTTCGCCGGCGTACGCCTATGAGCTGGCGCGCTGA